The following proteins come from a genomic window of Proteinivorax hydrogeniformans:
- a CDS encoding endospore germination permease: MEGVKRKEVVSYWQLFLLTIAQLGGASIIYLPGVFQAGKDVWISNLIASLMAYIVIFLHYLPMSLNPDSSMTSVINKYWGRCIGGIVNFYYFAFHFLLCCLILSDTYFFGKMTMPETPAYVFSVFLLVPIVYAIKQGIEVIARLLEIIIPFIFIMYILLFLLVIPQLEITKLLPVMGDGIMPVLEGALPNLNFPYAQILPIAFLYRTTTENKKRGSNFIKTSFLAILMATLLLTVRSLASAAAFDEETLVALTYPPFSTIRLLQVGDVIERLDSLMLATFYGTTFFKFLITFYIATEIISEYFKAGSPKEFALPLAVLIGVSMPFILPRLDLVLDTVIPYFWISLPLFVPVPLLLYLTILIKGGDS, translated from the coding sequence ATGGAGGGAGTAAAGAGGAAGGAAGTAGTTTCTTATTGGCAACTTTTTTTGCTAACTATAGCACAGCTTGGTGGAGCTTCAATTATTTACCTGCCAGGGGTGTTTCAAGCAGGTAAAGATGTGTGGATCTCAAATCTAATAGCTTCCTTGATGGCGTATATAGTTATATTCTTACACTATCTTCCAATGTCTCTAAACCCAGATAGTTCTATGACCTCTGTCATTAACAAGTATTGGGGACGCTGTATAGGAGGGATAGTAAACTTTTACTATTTTGCATTTCACTTTTTGCTTTGTTGTTTAATACTATCCGACACTTATTTTTTTGGTAAAATGACCATGCCTGAAACACCAGCATACGTTTTTTCGGTTTTTCTTTTAGTGCCTATAGTATATGCAATAAAACAAGGGATTGAAGTGATTGCAAGGCTTTTAGAAATAATAATACCTTTTATATTTATTATGTATATCTTATTGTTTTTACTTGTTATTCCTCAATTAGAAATTACAAAGCTTTTGCCAGTAATGGGAGATGGTATAATGCCTGTACTTGAAGGGGCTCTTCCAAACCTTAATTTCCCATACGCACAAATATTACCAATAGCTTTTCTTTACAGAACTACAACGGAAAATAAAAAAAGAGGTAGCAACTTTATTAAAACCTCTTTTTTAGCAATACTAATGGCTACCTTATTATTAACCGTCCGATCATTAGCTTCTGCAGCAGCGTTTGACGAGGAAACGCTTGTCGCATTAACATATCCTCCTTTTAGCACCATAAGACTACTACAAGTTGGAGACGTGATAGAGAGATTAGACTCTCTGATGCTAGCTACTTTTTATGGAACAACTTTTTTTAAATTTCTAATTACCTTTTACATAGCAACAGAAATAATCTCCGAGTATTTCAAAGCAGGCTCACCTAAAGAATTTGCTTTGCCCCTTGCAGTGCTTATAGGCGTAAGCATGCCCTTTATACTCCCAAGACTAGATCTAGTTTTAGATACAGTTATTCCATACTTTTGGATATCTCTACCATTGTTTGTGCCAGTACCTTTATTATTATACTTAACAATTCTCATAAAAGGTGGAGACAGCTAA
- a CDS encoding spore germination protein, with protein MQIILTNPIKRRANDIKKNFFSKFKQLVYSLLPKEPSPPQAFKEHFEKGDTKGVFNSLNKNTAYLNKTLSHSDDIVFRTFKIPTIPPTEAAIVFYESLIDEQLLESSVLTPLTSGISKRTVTDRTLLVNDKDLIVESGVTSVSFEKKNKLSETVDEILMGQGVLFLDNHKHAISINLNRDPERSHAEPKTEKVVKGPQQGFVEDIEANTSILRKRIHSKNLVVKNLIIGTQSKTRVAVAYMDNIADPNIVKELFSRLEQIKVDAIMGSSYIEEYITDSPGNIFPTTLYTERPDRLQMMLVEGRIAIICDGTPFVVVAPAIVSDFFVSASNYYQHPYFASFSRSLAYLGAFVLTFLPSFYIAIVTYHQEMIPTRLALTIAGTRAGVPFPAFVEALIMELAFEGLREAGAQIPTQLGQAISIVGALIIGQAAVEAGLVSPAVVIVVATTAIFSFTIPFTNFSLSLRLIRFFNMGLAATLGIYGVMTGALIILINLLSLRSLGVPFMMPFAPANPTAMKDWFLRLPQWSIKHRSSQIVKGNLRKKSDSSKPSPPKQKGDES; from the coding sequence TTGCAAATAATATTAACAAACCCAATAAAAAGGAGGGCAAATGACATTAAGAAAAATTTCTTTTCTAAATTCAAACAGTTAGTTTATAGCTTATTACCTAAAGAACCTTCCCCACCCCAAGCATTTAAAGAGCACTTTGAAAAAGGAGATACTAAAGGTGTTTTTAACTCCTTAAACAAAAACACCGCCTACCTTAACAAAACACTTTCCCATAGCGATGATATTGTCTTTCGAACCTTTAAGATCCCTACTATTCCCCCTACCGAAGCAGCAATTGTTTTTTATGAAAGTCTTATAGATGAGCAACTTTTAGAATCCTCTGTTTTAACTCCTTTAACTTCAGGTATATCCAAAAGGACAGTCACTGACAGAACTCTTCTTGTTAACGATAAAGATCTTATAGTAGAAAGCGGAGTTACAAGTGTTAGCTTTGAGAAAAAAAATAAATTAAGTGAAACTGTTGATGAAATCCTTATGGGGCAAGGTGTTCTGTTTTTAGACAACCACAAACATGCCATATCGATTAATCTAAATAGAGACCCGGAAAGGTCCCATGCCGAACCAAAAACAGAGAAAGTTGTAAAAGGCCCTCAGCAGGGTTTTGTCGAGGATATAGAAGCGAATACTAGCATATTAAGAAAGCGTATTCATTCAAAAAACCTAGTAGTCAAAAACCTTATTATAGGTACACAATCTAAGACAAGAGTAGCAGTTGCTTATATGGACAATATAGCTGATCCTAATATCGTTAAAGAGTTATTTAGTCGCCTTGAGCAGATTAAAGTAGATGCTATCATGGGTTCATCTTATATAGAAGAGTACATAACTGATTCTCCTGGCAATATATTCCCAACCACATTGTATACAGAGCGTCCGGATAGACTACAAATGATGCTTGTGGAAGGGAGAATTGCAATTATATGCGATGGCACACCTTTTGTTGTTGTAGCTCCAGCTATAGTGTCAGATTTCTTTGTAAGTGCTAGCAATTACTACCAGCACCCCTATTTTGCGTCTTTCAGTAGATCGCTAGCATATTTAGGAGCTTTTGTATTAACATTTTTACCTTCTTTCTATATTGCAATTGTCACTTACCATCAAGAAATGATACCCACCCGCTTAGCCCTTACTATTGCCGGCACTAGGGCTGGGGTGCCTTTTCCTGCCTTTGTCGAAGCATTAATAATGGAGTTGGCCTTTGAAGGACTTCGGGAAGCAGGCGCTCAGATTCCCACTCAACTTGGTCAAGCTATCAGCATAGTAGGCGCTTTAATCATTGGTCAGGCTGCTGTAGAGGCTGGCTTGGTGTCACCTGCAGTTGTAATCGTGGTTGCAACTACTGCAATTTTTTCTTTTACCATTCCTTTTACGAATTTTTCCTTAAGCCTGAGATTGATTCGCTTTTTTAATATGGGTCTAGCAGCAACTTTAGGCATTTATGGCGTGATGACCGGTGCTTTAATTATTTTAATTAACCTTTTATCATTAAGATCATTGGGAGTGCCATTTATGATGCCTTTTGCTCCAGCTAATCCTACTGCGATGAAGGATTGGTTTTTGCGGCTCCCCCAGTGGTCTATAAAACACCGTTCATCACAGATTGTCAAAGGTAACTTAAGAAAAAAAAGCGACAGTTCAAAGCCTTCCCCACCTAAGCAAAAAGGAGATGAATCTTAA
- a CDS encoding Ger(x)C family spore germination protein has protein sequence MAKKLLIIVIILSIFITTSCWSRKEIEDLGFIMGMGISKTDAGLYSIAAQLANPEAIASENPDQREIYTIIEAEGGTIFDALRNLSLESSRRLYFPHLVALVIDEKIAKNGMSEVVGLLVQDEEVRQGFYVFVSKVAPKDILDTPNTIGLLPAIALQEFAERQGAASKVYVSDFKSTLEASNNEVINYVTTLVELEPPPTEGEMELLKLTQIAVFDHDRLVGYLDLEQGQGYNFLTNNFDNGLIFFEKKTSNDLLTIEMLKSRTEVTPQYKNKEISFEVKVKASGNIAERTPHTTPPHELSILEVESQLNQVIEDKIYNVICAAQNEFEVDIFNFSAFFARKYPKEFQKYKNQWNSVFAQTEISVEVATEVIHSALKLNEGDD, from the coding sequence ATGGCTAAAAAGCTCTTGATAATAGTTATTATACTATCCATTTTTATTACCACTTCATGCTGGAGTAGGAAGGAAATTGAAGATTTAGGGTTTATTATGGGGATGGGAATTTCCAAAACAGATGCTGGGCTTTATTCTATAGCGGCACAACTTGCCAACCCTGAAGCAATAGCATCGGAAAACCCTGACCAAAGAGAAATCTATACTATTATAGAAGCAGAAGGTGGTACTATCTTTGACGCTCTTAGAAATCTATCGTTAGAGTCTAGTAGAAGACTTTATTTTCCCCACCTAGTTGCCCTAGTCATTGATGAAAAAATTGCTAAAAATGGCATGTCAGAAGTGGTAGGGCTATTAGTGCAGGATGAGGAAGTTAGGCAGGGGTTTTATGTCTTTGTAAGCAAGGTAGCTCCTAAAGATATTTTAGACACTCCTAATACTATCGGATTACTACCAGCCATAGCTTTGCAGGAGTTTGCCGAGCGTCAAGGTGCGGCGTCAAAAGTTTACGTTTCTGACTTTAAAAGCACCTTAGAGGCTAGTAACAACGAAGTTATAAATTATGTAACTACATTGGTTGAACTAGAACCTCCCCCCACAGAAGGTGAGATGGAACTTTTAAAGCTTACTCAAATAGCTGTATTCGACCACGATAGGCTTGTTGGGTACCTGGATTTAGAACAAGGCCAGGGATACAATTTTTTAACTAACAACTTTGATAACGGGCTTATCTTCTTTGAAAAAAAAACTAGTAACGATTTGTTAACTATAGAAATGCTCAAATCTAGAACCGAGGTAACTCCCCAATATAAAAATAAAGAGATAAGCTTTGAGGTTAAAGTTAAGGCCAGTGGTAATATAGCAGAAAGAACTCCACATACAACTCCTCCCCATGAACTATCTATTTTAGAAGTTGAAAGCCAGCTTAACCAAGTAATTGAAGATAAAATTTATAACGTTATTTGCGCTGCCCAAAATGAGTTTGAAGTTGATATATTTAACTTTAGCGCGTTTTTTGCTAGGAAATACCCAAAAGAATTTCAAAAATATAAAAATCA